From Populus alba chromosome 16, ASM523922v2, whole genome shotgun sequence:
TCAAACCTATTCTTGTAGATTGCAGTGCACATACACGAACAAAATTTTGAGTGAAAACATATGATTTCCCTTCATAATGCCTGTTAAGTAATTTAAAGAGTAGTTTGTATGCTTAAAAACATTCTATGTTGCTGCACTGATCAAGTTGAAAGGGGCTTGAGTAATTTCATTCAAGAATTTgcgatttaaattaattaacatataatgAATTCAAATCTAGTTGAGATCTTTGAAACCCAATTAGAAATGACCTAACAACAGCTTGCCTGATCATCAGCATCAATTACAAGCTCTACTTGTGAACGGTAACAAATGAAAGGTTTTATCAGTTTTATACCTGACATAAAGTACCAAAGTACAAATCAGTGCCACAAGAGATCTGATTAACAAACTCAAGAAAGAATAATAAATGTAAACAAGAcctgagaaagaaaaaatagattgtaCTTCCAAAAAAAGACAGTTATATCGATCCAACAAAAAATTGTCCCTCAATCAACATCTGAAGTTAGATCTTCCATGGCATGAAAGAAACTGTAATATTTGTCAACAAAGACACTTCCAAGACCATATCATTTAGATGAAATCGAATAAGCTCAAAACCAAGAGAATTTTAGCTATCCAGTGTACCTTTTCATTTAGCAAGTGTTTCAAAATcatacttggaaaaaaaataagcataattTATATTGTTCATCAATAATCAAACTTACCACCATACCCAATGGGTTTTTCCAATTTATCTCTTGATGATAATCCTCTCGAAAATATTCGGCAAACTCTGATGTGTGAACAAGACATTGTATTGCACTATTCATAAAGCATGTGTTCCCTAGGTTCTGCAACCCAATCAAGCCACCAGAAGACCCCCTTGTAGTAACAGTACTGGTCCCATATGCATTATCCAGCTCCCTACCCTGATATGTCAGATTTGGACCCTGGGATGTCAGATTTGGACTTTGAGATAGCTCTGCACTGCAGCCTCTAGAAGCACCCTTGCTTGCAGATAAACCTCCTGCAATTGATAAGCTTGACTTAGAAGGCTCTAAATGAAAAGAACTAGCGTCCTTCACAGTTGGTCCATTGTCCTGAGCAGATCTTATAAAACGACTCAATGCAGTACCATTGGCAATGTCATGAACCTCCACCAGAATCTGTATACcattataaaacaaaagaaaattcaaatttaaaacaagaaagtaACATGTATTTACACCATGGCACAGTACAAAAAGACTTACATCCTGATCCATCTGTAAGTTGGCATCATCAAGTGTTTTATCCATGTCATTCATCAGAGCATGTTTACGGTGGCCATAGTAATCCCAAATGCATacctgtaaaaaaaattactaaatgaTAAGAAACTGAATATGAGGAATTGCTCAACGTATTTTAAACTAGAAACTTTCaatctatatttcaaaatataaaaataaatagctgAGGTATTTTCAAGCCTTGCCTGCTCTAAGTTCAGATAAAAAATCTCACAAGCTCTTTTGTGAAGCTCTCCAACTGTCTCCTGCAAAAATGATTCAGTTTTTTATGAGCAAACACAAGATATATTTGGAGAACATTTCATAAAATGGAAACTTACAGTTGAAACTTTAAACTATCACCACTCAAATTGTAGTATTCAGATTCTAAACACCATTTAGAGCTGATACAGCGGCCCTGGTTACTGGTTAGTTTTAATAACTCGTGGTTGAAACTGCATTTATTTGGTGAACAAGAGATGCAATTTCACCACTTTCAGATTTATGCCAATATGGCTGCAAACAATCCAGCATGGTAGCTGTTGAGGTTGTCATGATGATGAATTTGATGGAGAGAGCGCAATTTTGTGGCAGATTTAGGGTAGCAGTGTTAGGGAAGTGGTAATGATTAGCTTATTTTCTCAAACACACTCAATACTGATTGCGGAAACATTCTCAAAGTTACTTAAGAGGTTAAGAGTTgagattttattaagtcaatgCTAAATTGAGTCATCAACCATGTCCTTGGGTCAAGTTACAACAAAATAAGCTGCTCAATAAAGTAGCAAATCATGACAGATTTCAAGTTATACCTTCTTGCTAATTCTTACTGCACAATGATCACCCTTCGGCATAACCAGTAGCTGAAGACGGAGAGGATATACCTCTACAGCAAACTCTGTCTGAGAAAGACCTGAACTGATTACTTTCCGTGACAATGCTGGACCACCTCCATACCTGTACCCAACAATACCATCACTTTTATAAGAGCATTTCCCCCATTCAAAGATATAATTTAGCAATCCCTTATTGCCTGTGAAGACGAGAAGGCAATAAAGAAAACTCCTACCTATGTTCTCTATTCATGTTGGAAGTAGCTATTGAATATGGTATTGAGCATAAAAATCCTAccaaaaattaagattataacCACCGGTCCTTGtgtaaaaaatgcaaaaaagaaaagctaaataaTGAGAAAGTAACGTCATAAATTCTATTCTTCCACAGTTTCATAAACAACTCACCATGAATACAACTGGTTCCAAACTTCTTGCGGAAGCAATACATAATCACGGCCTTCTAATAAAGTATCATGAATCTCAATGCCAACATTAGACTCCTCCGAATTCACATCATATATCAAATCAGAATTATCAATACTAGCAGGCCTTTTTGAAGAGCTAACTGTATGACAATTCTCTAACATAGATGACCCATCATTAGTAACATTTGTCTGGTCTTGGTTCACATAATCAATCCAATGTTGCCACCATCTATTATaaaccagcaaaaaaaaaatatcaccaaaattattatttaaaattttaacagcTCATTctcaaataagaaataataataataataataacttccATTCTctaccacacacacacaatgaACAGAATTGCTGAGTAAATTACTTAGTTCCCACTTGAAACTTGAACAATAATTGTCTCTTAATTCAGAAAACAAGAATTGAGATTTGCATTCTTTAAAGATTTCAGACAACTAAAAACCTTTCTTTACagtagaaaaaatcaaaactaaacaaacccACTTTgcatttttacattaaaaacttGTTAACActctaaaaaatcaagacatgagagaaaagaaaaggaaaactcaaATAGACTTCAACTTTCactctaaaaacaaaactttgaattttttgaggTCACGAACCTTTCGACACGAAAAACCCACacagaggaaagaaaaataaagaaattaatgttACCGTTGAGTGATTAAATAAAAGCTATCGCCTTCTTTACTCTTAGATTCTGAAGTAATCGCAATGTCTCTAATCAAAACCCTCTCTTCTTCTGGTGTCAGCCGTGCACCGCCGCTACTGTTGTTGCACGCCACCCTCACCTCCGTCatcagagaagaagagaagtgaTTCTTTTCCTGGATCTACAGATTTGTGaaattttctcttttgtttttggttttcctGAATTTTGTTTGGTGTTTTCTCGGAAACCAAACAGGGATGGAGAAAAAAATCAGGTggttttagtgtaatatctcaGCTAAACCCttgataattcattttttaaggTTGTTAGAAAACTTGTTTGGATATCTAAATGGTTTAGTTTTGTTCTAAATGGGTCGGTTTAGAGTGGATGGTTTACGAGCAGTATTACACCCGATCCAAATGCAGCTGACATCGTTTTGATTCATGTGAAAACCAGCATTTTAGGGATGGGACGATGAAGAGTTTCGATTTTATTAGAACCTTGTTATAAAACTCATTCGAAATCGACTAGTTCAAAAAATGGATACCATGAACctaagtatttaaaaaaaaaaaaaaccacttaaaacaaaatcataaaaaaaaaatagagtttttctaATATCTTGAATTAATGAGTAATGATTCATTGAgctaaatttcaaattaataaatgaatttatagAATAAGTTTTGAATGAGTGGgggtaaattttatattttaaaatttaatctgaaaatattaaaaaatattaatttaaaataaaaaaataaaaaataataacttttttaaaactaaaaataaaaaatggaaaactagccatgtttgtttcccggaaagtaatTTCCggaaaaccattttccaaactttcttgtgtttgtttgtcattagaaaagttggtcaacggaaaacactttctagtcaacggaaaatactttccggtcaataGAATAtattttccagtcaatttcagtcaaagaaaaatttgacttggttttcagaaaagtgttttccctttagttgtgtttgttttccgaaaagtggtttccaggaaatcactttccaaactttcttgtgtttgtttgccagtaagaaagttggtcaatggaaaacactttccaataaaagaaaaatttagcttggttttcaggaaagtgttttcctgaaaaatttggggggaaacactttccggaagttatgaaaaatttagaaatgtcattatttgcttattatattaaatttaatcctcaaacttttgattgctatatatattttgttttaaatatttatttttcaatttcatctcttaaaattttatttttatattaactttggtctttatttttataattgttatttgcttttccttatcatatttttattgaaattttttatctatcaaatttggtcctcattcttttgattgttacttattttatttgaaataatttatgaaatgttgattattattattttaatttcttcatctttcattttttttttaattttttatatttgatctctattattttgattattatttattttatttgagataatttatgaaattatatattttttttcaatttcattcttattcaactttttaatttgtaagatttgttcctcattattttaataaacttgagaaaaataaaatattaataagttattttccagcctatttttcatgacataaccaaacactggaaagtgttttccaactcatttttcattacactaccaaatatcaaaaatactTTACTGTAATTTACTTTTTccagaatttattttctaaaaaaacactacttttcagcaaacaaaGAAGCCAGGATACACCATAATTTAAACCATTAAGGGAGGTTTCGGATGTCTAAATGGGTTTTCAAATTTGAATGGTAACTCTAAATGAACCCTTAGGtttttatgaaagtttgataaaaaGCCCAACATAGTATTGCTAAAAATATATCCATTAGGCCCATATAAAACACCCCTATTGAGCCCAAATGCTGTaacattttaagaaaattaaaccaCAAAAGAGTACcaagaaatttgaaaagaagatgattattttattttcattctcatttttttcttaaactgaAACTGAATCTTCTTCCATGACCTCTTCCAAGGGCTTGCAAGTGTAACACCAAGCACAAACCACAAAATACACAAAATTTACAGCTTGGATACCAGTTACAAGCCAATAATAATAGTCCAGCTTTCCTTTGTTCAGGTTCCTGTCAGGTAACCAATTGTTCTTGTGTCCTGTGTGCTCATGAATCAGTGACACCATCAATGTGCCCAAGTAATCTCCAACAGAACTTGCTATCCAAAACAATCCCAAGGCAATACTTCTCATGCTTTCTGGTGATTGATCATATAGAAATTCTAACTGTCCAACAGCCATGAAGACTTCTGACATTCCATGGAGGGAAAGCTGAGGAACCAGCCAGAATACACTTATAGGAACGGTGGCTTTAGGGTTATCCACTAAGTTATGATTTTCTGCAActgttcttctctttttctcaacCAATGCAGCAACAACGGAAAAGAGAATGTTGAAGAGTAGCCCTATGCCCATTCTTTGTAGGTATGTGATGCCTGCAGAATTTCTTGTGAATCTACGCACAAGGGGCACGAAGAGGCGTTCGTAAAGAACAAGCCCTATGATCACGGTCATGATGCCAAAGAAGGACATACTAGCAGGAGGAATTTGGAAGGAATTCGACAGCCGACGATCCATGGTGCGAGCCTGTTGTGTATTGAAGCTGCTACTGTGTGAATTTGCAGTGACAAGTAAAATCCCAGCTGCCCAAACTGGAAGCAATCTGAGAAAGGATTTTAGCTCCTCTACTCGATGCACGGTAGCTAGCTTCCACAGATTTGGTGCACTGGAATCTGTTGCCTCACCATACTTCTCTACTGCTGCTTTATCAAGCCACCTGCAAAGTGAAAAGGCCAGTTTATAAATTCTTCTGCAGCTTACTTTGTTATCCTACGTcgtgaatttttgttttaaaacataGCTTACTTGAACTGAGTGGTGTGTAAAAGCCTTCCGTGGACAGATATAGCAGCATCAAGCTCTTGGTTTTGGTACAGGAGGCTTGGATCTTCTGGCGCCACAGCTTTTCTCTTCCTTATAGCAGCAACAATCACTTGAATTACTCTGACCAATGGGCTTCCTCCTGGTTTCACTTTCTTATAAAGTGGAGAACCAGATAGAAAGACCATGAAAGCTACAGCCATGGCAATAGTTGGTATTCCAAGACCCCAGCCCCAGCTCACATTATCTTGTATGTAGACCACAATAGTCACTGCAGCTAATCTTGCTAATCCCAAGATAAAGTAGTAACAATTGAAAAAGTTCCAGCTTCGGGACTCGACACATGATTTGCTCATGTCCAATTGGTCTGCAGCATAGGCCATGACACAAGGCCTGGTGCCACCCAAGCCAATAGCTAAGAGGAATAGAGACAAGTAGAGGGTGCTTAGTTGGAAACTTGAAGCCTCTTTGCAGTCCACTAGCGATGGACATGGTGGAGGATGCAGTGATTTCAGTAGTGCTGTTGTGGTGATGCTAATCAATCCCTGCGAGAACAGATGTGAATCAATCGCAGTGTCGAATTAATTTTCAGCTCCCAGGACTAACTGGTTTGGACTTTGTGTCATATAAAAGCCTCTCTCGAGTCCGTATTTGAACTAGTGCATTCAAGctaattttctttcttgaagACTCCTTAAATTCAAACCCGAGAGATGACGATGTCGAGAACAAAACCACATCTATATATCGACACATTCGAGGAAGATTCTATTCTGAAGATTGTATTGAAAGCCACAGGATATGCATGTTAATTACAGATGCATTAGAACCCTAATATCATCTGGACCTTGAGATACGAAATCTGTACTGCAacatcatagaaaataaatatgccGAGAGAGTGAGAGGGATGAACCAGTTCATAGATGATGGAACCAACGATGATGGTCCAGAATCGGCCAGCAAATGAGTCGGCGATCAAAGCACCGATCAAGGGTGTTAAGCTGGCGGTTCCGTTGAAGTTGGAGACAATATTAGAGGCCTTTACAAGAGGCAAGTTCAGCTGCTGAGTAAGGTATGTTATCATGTTGGCGTGAAAACCAATGGTGGAAAATCTGTCACAAACTTCAGTTACTGCCAAAAACATGAAGGTTAATGAACAGACAGTTCAGCACTTAAGGTAATGTAAACATCTGCAGTCCAAAACAAACTCACCAAGGATGAAGGGAATTGTCTTCATGCCTCCAAGATTTTTCCTCTTATCATATTCCTTGATCTTCACCTCCTCCGGCTTCTCAGCTTCATGAGATTTGTTGTTGTCCTGAAACTCCATTTCTGGTCCAATTCCCTGTCAAGAATCCAACCAAGAAAATGGATGTGTGGGCAGGCTACTGTAGTGGAGACTCTACTGTAGTGGAGACTACTTATGGGTGAGGCGAGGCGAGGCTTATAtattgtatagttttttttactatttttgtcTGTATTCATTATTTCTTAGGGATTCCTCATATTATCTAATCCTCCACTTGAGAATTTATTTCCATATCTTATCTTAAAACTCGTGTATTACTAGGTTGATAAGCAGTCGCATTTatggcttttttattattttttaatatttttatttttcaatacatATAAAAAGCATAGGGAAGGTTTGcgtgacataaaaattaaacaaaaagctAATGAAGAAATGATAAGTTACTGTAGCTACAAGaccaaatcattatttattgaaatagtgattttaaaaaattgttcttTATACTATATATTGAGAATAGTgatttaaagaaatattgatttaaaaattatttttttctccaacattaaattatttgataattgagttttataattttattccatttatttttaaacctaGTTACTCTAGTAtcatatttggataaaaaaatttgcatCTTAACTCGGGTGAACttgaatcaagttttttttatctttttttaattatatttttttttcttgatttttgacctacaatattatttattttttttgctaaagaTTAACTTtcaactattttattttcattttgttttttatggagctattatattttcatttgatttattaggaactcatctttgatcttttttttcttatttttctttcaatgagATTATCTCAATCTTCTACTAATAGTCACCAAGTGATGTGGTAACCTaatttaattgggtttttttttattattttattagttttttcaatttcactctttaatattagattttctTATACTCCAAATGAactaatattgaaattttttatagatATCAAACATGATCCACCAACTACCTTACTAAGAATAAATGGATCCTTgtgaaattaacaaatataacgATACCAACTTAGCCCACAAACCCATATGATAAACTCGGAATTCATTAGGTATGATCTTCCTTctaattttattagattttccCAAATTGATATTACACGTTGTATATCATAATtggattgaaataaataaatatttttttgtaaatttgtgaTAGTTTCTtgttagtattttatatatattttttaagtgattacGTTTTCTTTATCATCTTGTTTTTCACGTAAACATGAAAGAAATGcttgaaaaaactaataaaacaaatctaataaCCTACATATTTTGAAACTCTGATTCTACACTTGAggttatatttcttattcaaattttagtttatgtttGGTTAGTGTcctgaaatttaaaatatatatatataaaagtgatAAAAACATGCTTTATTAGAAGatcaaagataaatatataaaataaatatatttttataataattttagaatgaatttttttctcctttaaaaCAGGAAGAACAAGGAAATATATTATCCACGTCCCAactgttttcatttctttaacATCTCCAGCAAGATATATAAAATGCATTAATGCCAAAATAGACTGATAAAGACATCGATGAGACTCCGTTGAACAGTCCgatgagccaaaaaaaaaaatggcattaTCGCCTAGGGGAAAAAATGGAATCCTTCTGGATGTTAGGACCTTATCgtgctttctttttccaattCTTGATGAGTAGCTGCCATGGAAGTCTTGATCCACAGCCACAATGGAGGTCACAACCATGGCCACTTGGTTCTTGAATTGACAGAGACATCAACTTCTATACATGCTTGGCTCAGCCTTTCCCTTTTCAATTTATCAACTTTTACATCGTCAGCTGCGCCACTTTGTAGGGCTCATttgtttttgggattttttgtGGCCCATTATCATttcggtgatttttttttttgaaataattaaatatgttttgttgatatttttataacgGTACTAGTGATGTGATGTTGTAATTAAAATAGCAAtgcgttttcttttcttttaactctctccttttttttattaaatattgtgtccaataattttataatttaaaagagtcataaataatatatatgattggtgaatgaatattatttatgattttcaaatttatactatttttctaaatatttttttttattgttattttatcattattttttcctaCATTagcatccataaaaaaaatatatccaaaagACAACAAATCTGATGACATGTAGCCACTTGGATAATGGATAACTGCAGTAGCTGAGGGTAAAAAACATGCACCTCAGGAGcgacatattaaattattaaaactatatttattaat
This genomic window contains:
- the LOC118033330 gene encoding protein NRT1/ PTR FAMILY 3.1 — translated: MEFQDNNKSHEAEKPEEVKIKEYDKRKNLGGMKTIPFILVTEVCDRFSTIGFHANMITYLTQQLNLPLVKASNIVSNFNGTASLTPLIGALIADSFAGRFWTIIVGSIIYELGLISITTTALLKSLHPPPCPSLVDCKEASSFQLSTLYLSLFLLAIGLGGTRPCVMAYAADQLDMSKSCVESRSWNFFNCYYFILGLARLAAVTIVVYIQDNVSWGWGLGIPTIAMAVAFMVFLSGSPLYKKVKPGGSPLVRVIQVIVAAIRKRKAVAPEDPSLLYQNQELDAAISVHGRLLHTTQFKWLDKAAVEKYGEATDSSAPNLWKLATVHRVEELKSFLRLLPVWAAGILLVTANSHSSSFNTQQARTMDRRLSNSFQIPPASMSFFGIMTVIIGLVLYERLFVPLVRRFTRNSAGITYLQRMGIGLLFNILFSVVAALVEKKRRTVAENHNLVDNPKATVPISVFWLVPQLSLHGMSEVFMAVGQLEFLYDQSPESMRSIALGLFWIASSVGDYLGTLMVSLIHEHTGHKNNWLPDRNLNKGKLDYYYWLVTGIQAVNFVYFVVCAWCYTCKPLEEVMEEDSVSV